Proteins from a genomic interval of Callospermophilus lateralis isolate mCalLat2 chromosome 1, mCalLat2.hap1, whole genome shotgun sequence:
- the Xirp1 gene encoding xin actin-binding repeat-containing protein 1 isoform X1, translated as MANAQTQAAPTPTIPMATTEDLSLPPPPVLEDLPPPPPKESFSKFHQQRQAGELRRLYRHIHPELRKNLAEAVAEDLAEVLGSEEPTEGDVQCMRWIFENWRLDAIGDHEKPAAKEPVPGGDVQATSRKFEEGSFANSTEREPAGPRPSGGDVRAARWLFETKPLDELGGQEETREPTVREPAASGDVKGTKMLFETRPLDRLGSRPSIQEQSPLELRSEIQELKGDVKKTVKLFQTEPLCAIQDAEGAIHEVKAACREEIQSNAVRSARWLFETRPLDAFNQDPSQVRVIRGISLEEGARPDVSATRWIFETQPLDAIREILVDEKDFQPSPDLIPPGPDVQQQRHLFETRALDTLKGEEEAGAEAPPKEEVVPGDVRSTLWLFETKPLDTLRDNVQVGHLQRVGHQEGEGLMCEHLPNGGSSALSLSQGVPQRDGVKGDVKTFKNLFETLPLDSIGQGEPLVPDGANRSETTDSARQSQGAGSPVYAMQDSKGHLHALTSVSREQVVGGDVKGYRWMFETQPLDQLGRSPSTVDVVRGITRQEVVAGDVGTARWLFETQPLEMIHQREQQERLEEERKNQEGPKSETPTKGDVQTIRWLFETCPMSELAERQGSEVTDPTTKAEARSCTWMFKPPPLDQAEGSREQHLQVSQVQAGERQTDGHVFETEPLQASAGRPCGRGPVRYCSRVEIPSGQVSRQKEVFQALESGKREDQGVKITPGTIAEGSVHKFTWLFENCPMGSLAAESIRGGNLQEEQPGRPSENGMLEKQETAAELTLRTLHATPGILHHGGILMETRGPGDLCLAKYMLPSPGQGHPHIRKEELVSGELPRIVRQVLRRPDIDQQGLLVQQDPTGQLRLQPLRLPAPGNGGNIEDLDPELQQLLACSLGASVTRTGLVMQETEQGLVSLTAYSLQPQLPSRAPERKSVQLLASCIDKGDLSGLHDLRWEPPAEPSPVSASEGAQKLPPTENIILVPPLDPSMGVGHPRGAGATPYLPQAIGKAIPLAGETVTPTPLQDAKKQEGSHHTGQKGMAVMGKSGGAMATPPGPGTPDLQAAMQSLRMATAEAQSLHQQVLNKHKQASAPAATSAPVQDGLLKAPATATGATQSNSRPVARGDSRNPTTPRKTGQQNYKPGETEAAIPQQAKIPTTSDQGCLPLVVCSSGQSHPDPQHSLGTVASRPTKDHAAGSNVQSPEPHKFNALNNDRTSPQQDSSPPGEQPMECSKQGAPENPQILQGSQQELQGLLSQVQALEKEAAGSVDVRALKRLFEAVPQLGEAASQAPTAPCKPEVSVEQAFGELTRVSTEVARLKEQTLARLLDIEEAVHKALSSMSSLQPEVNTRNHSQGPHKDPSTQKVSVLASNRARPSYLDQEVKDPVEVKSQAKVECHTEDQGQANITNHTEARGQVASAASPTRRLETLREDSGLPRVLPFSRDSPSSPTFISIQSATRKLPEASSPKGSHDVSGKSIHLAHDIGQTQLHQESAQDLARKKEVVTQCSEQPKPTPTSEHPLPTERQKSVLELQTVPGGSQCYGATRTVTEQYEEVDQFGNTVLASSTVVTEQADPLSCPHLGAHASPLLRQFLHSPAGFNSGLEEAEMAWVPYGHS; from the exons ATGGCCAACGCCCAGACGCAGGCGGCCCCCACACCAACCATCCCAATGGCGACTACAGAGGACCTATCCCTCCCTCCACCCCCAGTCCTGGAGGATCTGCCACCACCGCCACCCAAGGAGTCCTTCTCTAAGTTCCACCAGCAGCGGCAAGCTGGCGAACTCCGACGCCTCTATAGGCACATCCACCCTGAGCTCCGCAAAAACTTGGCCGAGGCTGTGGCTGAGGACCTGGCTGAGGTCCTGGGCTCTGAGGAGCCCACGGAGGGTGATGTCCAGTGCATGCGCTGGATCTTTGAGAACTGGCGGCTGGATGCCATTGGCGATCATGAGAAGCCAGCTGCCAAAGAGCCTGTGCCAGGCGGAGACGTCCAGGCCACTTCCCGAAAGTTTGAGGAAGGATCCTTTGCCAACAGCACAGAGCGGGAGCCAGCAGGACCCCGGCCATCAGGAGGTGATGTTCGTGCAGCCCGGTGGCTGTTTGAGACCAAGCCACTAGATGAGCTGGGGGGCCAAGAGGAGACAAGAGAGCCTACTGTGAGGGAACCTGCAGCCAGTGGAGATGTGAAGGGTACTAAGATGCTCTTTGAGACGCGGCCGCTGGACCGCCTGGGCTCCCGCCCCTCCATCCAAGAGCAGAGCCCCTTGGAGCTGCGCTCAGAGATCCAGGAGCTGAAGGGCGATGTGAAGAAAACCGTGAAGCTGTTCCAGACAGAGCCACTGTGTGCTATCCAGGATGCAGAAGGTGCCATCCATGAGGTCAAGGCTGCATGTCGAGAAGAGATCCAAAGCAACGCAGTGAGGTCTGCCCGCTGGCTCTTTGAGACACGACCTCTGGATGCCTTCAACCAAGACCCCAGCCAGGTGCGGGTGATCCGGGGGATCTCCCTAGAGGAGGGGGCCCGGCCCGATGTCAGTGCAACACGTTGGATCTTTGAGACGCAGCCCCTGGATGCCATCCGGGAGATCTTGGTGGATGAGAAGGACTTCCAGCCATCCCCAGACCTTATTCCTCCTGGCCCAGATGTTCAGCAGCAGCGGCATCTGTTTGAGACACGAGCCCTGGATACTCTGAAGGGGGAAGAGGAGGCTGGAGCAGAGGCTCCACCTAAGGAAGAGGTGGTCCCTGGTGATGTTCGCTCCACCCTGTGGCTATTTGAGACAAAACCTCTGGACACTCTCAGAGACAACGTCCAAGTGGGTCACCTGCAGCGGGTGGGCCACCAGGAGGGTGAAGGACTCATGTGTGAGCATCTACCCAATGGTGGCTCCTCAGCACTGTCTCTGTCTCAGGGTGTGCCCCAGAGAGATGGGGTGAAGGGGGATGTGAAGACCTTCAAAAACCTTTTTGAGACCCTTCCCCTGGATAGTATTGGACAGGGTGAGCCTTTGGTCCCAGATGGTGCAAACAGATCAGAAACAACTGATTCTGCTAGACAGTCCCAGGGTGCAGGATCCCCAGTATATGCCATGCAGGACAGCAAGGGTCATCTCCATGCCCTGACCTCTGTCAGCAGAGAGCAGGTGGTTGGAGGTGATGTGAAGGGCTACCGATGGATGTTTGAGACACAGCCCCTAGATCAGCTGGGTCGAAGCCCCAGTACAGTTGATGTGGTACGGGGCATCACTCGGCAGGAAGTGGTGGCTGGGGACGTTGGCACTGCTCGGTGGCTTTTTGAGACCCAGCCCCTGGAGATGATCCACCAGCGGGAACAGCAAGAACGACTGGAAGAGGAGAGAAAGAATCAAGAAGGCCCCAAGTCTGAGACCCCCACAAAGGGCGATGTGCAGACCATCCGGTGGTTGTTTGAGACATGCCCAATGAGTGAGCTGGCAGAGAGGCAGGGGTCAGAGGTCACAGATCCCACAACCAAGGCTGAGGCCCGGTCCTGCACCTGGATGTTCAAGCCTCCACCGCTGGACCAGGCAGAGGGCTCCAGGGAGCAGCACCTGCAGGTCAGTCAGGTCCAGGCTGGGGAAAGACAGACAGATGGACATGTCTTTGAGACTGAACCTCTACAAGCCTCTGCAGGCCGACCCTGTGGAAGAGGACCTGTGCGATACTGCAGCCGGGTAGAGATCCCTTCGGGGCAGGTGTCTCGTCAGAAGGAGGTTTTCCAGGCCCTGGAGTCAGGCAAGAGAGAAGATCAGGGGGTCAAGATAACCCCGGGAACTATCGCTGAAGGTTCTGTACACAAGTTCACCTGGCTCTTCGAGAATTGCCCCATGGGCTCCCTGGCAGCTGAGAGCATCCGAGGGGGCAACCTCCAGGAGGAGCAGCCCGGGAGACCCTCAGAAAATGGGATGCTAGAGAAGCAAGAGACTGCAGCCGAGTTGACCCTGAGGACGCTGCATGCCACACCTGGCATCCTGCACCATGGGGGCATCCTCATGGAGACCCGAGGGCCAGGGGACCTCTGCCTTGCTAAGTACATGCTCCCCAGCCCAGGGCAGGGTCATCCTCACATACGAAAGGAGGAGCTGGTGTCTGGCGAGCTTCCCAGGATTGTCCGCCAAGTGTTGCGCCGGCCAGACATTGACCAGCAAGGACTGTTGGTACAGCAGGACCCAACTGGCCAGCTTCGACTCCAGCCACTGAGGCTGCCAGCTCCTGGCAATGGTGGGAATATTGAAGACCTGGATCCCGAGCTCCAGCAACTGCTGGCTTGTAGCCTTGGGGCCTCTGTGACAAGGACTGGGCTGGTGATGCAGGAGACAGAGCAGGGCCTAGTCTCTCTGACGGCCTACTCCCTACAGCCCCAGCTACCCAGCAGGGCCCCCGAAAGGAAAAGTGTGCAGTTGCTGGCCAGCTGCATAGACAAAGGAGACCTGAGTGGCCTGCACGACCTTCGGTGGGAGCCACCGGCTGAACCAAGTCCAGTGTCAGCCAGCGAGGGGGCCCAGAAGCTTCCCCCAACTGAGAACATCATTCTTGTTCCTCCACTGGACCCCAGCATGGGGGTGGGGCATCCCAGAGGCGCAGGAGCCACCCCCTACCTGCCTCAGGCCATTGGAAAGGCAATCCCTCTGGCTGGGGAAACTGTAACCCCAACCCCATTGCAGGATGCAAAGAAGCAAGAAGGCAGCCATCACACTGGGCAGAAAGGAATGGCAGTCATGGGAAAGTCAGGAGGAGCCATGGCTACCCCACCAGGGCCTGGGACCCCAGACCTACAGGCAGCCATGCAGAGTTTGCGGATGGCAACAGCGGAGGCCCAGAGTCTGCACCAGCAAGTTCTGAACAAGCACAAACAGGCCTCCGCCCCTGCAGCCACCTCCGCACCCGTCCAAGATGGTCTCCTGAAAGCACCAGCCACTGCCACTGGGGCCACCCAGAGCAACAGCAGGCCTGTGGCCAGAGGTGACTCCAGGAACCCGACAACTCCCAGAAAG ACGGGACAGCAAAACTACAAACCAGGTGAGACAGAAGCAGCCATTCCTCAGCAGGCCAAAATTCCCACCACCTCAGACCAGGGCTGCCTGCCTCTGGTTGTATGCTCCAGTGGACAGAGCCATCCTGACCCCCAACACAGCCTCGGCACTGTGGCCTCCAGACCCACCAAGGATCATGCTGCTGGCAGCAATGTCCAGAGCCCTGAGCCCCATAAGTTCAATGCTCTCAATAATGACCGCACCTCACCGCAGCAGGACTCCAGTCCCCCTGGAGAGCAGCCCATGGAATGTTCCAAGCAAGGAGCCCCTGAGAACCCTCAGATTCTGCAGGGAAGCCAGCAAGAGCTCCAGGGCCTCCTGAGCCAGGTGCAAGccctggagaaggaagcagcaggcAGCGTGGATGTGCGTGCCCTGAAGAGGCTCTTTGAGGCTGTGCCCCAGCTTGGAGAGGCTGCCTCTCAAGCCCCTACTGCTCCCTGCAAACCAGAGGTCTCGGTGGAGCAGGCCTTTGGGGAACTGACACGGGTCAGCACAGAGGTTGCCCGCCTGAAGGAACAGACCCTGGCCAGGCTGCTGGACATTGAAGAAGCTGTACACAAGGCCCTCAGCTCTATGTCTAGCCTGCAGCCAGAGGTGAACACCAGGAACCATTCCCAAGGACCCCACAAAGATCCCAGTACCCAAAAGGTCAGTGTCTTAGCCAGTAATAGAGCCAGGCCCAGTTACTTAGACCAGGAGGTCAAAGATCCAGTTGAAGTCAAGAGCCAAGCCAAGGTTGAATGCCATACTGAGGACCAGGGTCAAGCCAATATCACAAATCACACAGAGGCCAGAGGTCAGGTTGCTTCAGCTGCTTCTCCTACCAGGAGGCTGGAGACATTGAGAGAAGATTCAGGCCTCCCTCGAGTCTTACCTTTCAGCAGAGATTCACCCTCCTCCCCAACCTTCATCTCCATCCAGTCAGCTACACGGAAGCTTCCAGAGGCTTCCAGCCCTAAAGGCAGCCATGACGTCTCAGGGAAAAGCATACACTTGGCTCATGACATAGGACAGACCCAACTTCACCAGGAAAGTGCCCAGGACCTGGCTAGGAAAAAGGAAGTGGTCACACAGTGCTCTGAGCAGCCCAAGCCTACGCCCACCTCAGAGCACCCCCTGCCCACAGAGCGGCAAAAGAGTGTCCTGGAGTTGCAGACTGTGCCGGGCGGTTCCCAGTGCTATGGAGCCACAAGAACCGTGACGGAACAGTATGAGGAGGTAGACCAGTTTGGGAACACAGTCCTTGCATCCTCCACTGTAGTCACTGAGCAGGCAGACCCGCTCAGCTGTCCCCACCTGGGGGCCCATGCCTCCCCCTTGCTGAGGCAGTTCCTGCACAGCCCAGCTGGGTTCAACAGTGGCCTAGAAGAAGCTGAGATGGCGTGGGTGCCCTACGGCCACTCCTAG
- the Xirp1 gene encoding xin actin-binding repeat-containing protein 1 isoform X2, giving the protein MANAQTQAAPTPTIPMATTEDLSLPPPPVLEDLPPPPPKESFSKFHQQRQAGELRRLYRHIHPELRKNLAEAVAEDLAEVLGSEEPTEGDVQCMRWIFENWRLDAIGDHEKPAAKEPVPGGDVQATSRKFEEGSFANSTEREPAGPRPSGGDVRAARWLFETKPLDELGGQEETREPTVREPAASGDVKGTKMLFETRPLDRLGSRPSIQEQSPLELRSEIQELKGDVKKTVKLFQTEPLCAIQDAEGAIHEVKAACREEIQSNAVRSARWLFETRPLDAFNQDPSQVRVIRGISLEEGARPDVSATRWIFETQPLDAIREILVDEKDFQPSPDLIPPGPDVQQQRHLFETRALDTLKGEEEAGAEAPPKEEVVPGDVRSTLWLFETKPLDTLRDNVQVGHLQRVGHQEGEGLMCEHLPNGGSSALSLSQGVPQRDGVKGDVKTFKNLFETLPLDSIGQGEPLVPDGANRSETTDSARQSQGAGSPVYAMQDSKGHLHALTSVSREQVVGGDVKGYRWMFETQPLDQLGRSPSTVDVVRGITRQEVVAGDVGTARWLFETQPLEMIHQREQQERLEEERKNQEGPKSETPTKGDVQTIRWLFETCPMSELAERQGSEVTDPTTKAEARSCTWMFKPPPLDQAEGSREQHLQVSQVQAGERQTDGHVFETEPLQASAGRPCGRGPVRYCSRVEIPSGQVSRQKEVFQALESGKREDQGVKITPGTIAEGSVHKFTWLFENCPMGSLAAESIRGGNLQEEQPGRPSENGMLEKQETAAELTLRTLHATPGILHHGGILMETRGPGDLCLAKYMLPSPGQGHPHIRKEELVSGELPRIVRQVLRRPDIDQQGLLVQQDPTGQLRLQPLRLPAPGNGGNIEDLDPELQQLLACSLGASVTRTGLVMQETEQGLVSLTAYSLQPQLPSRAPERKSVQLLASCIDKGDLSGLHDLRWEPPAEPSPVSASEGAQKLPPTENIILVPPLDPSMGVGHPRGAGATPYLPQAIGKAIPLAGETVTPTPLQDAKKQEGSHHTGQKGMAVMGKSGGAMATPPGPGTPDLQAAMQSLRMATAEAQSLHQQVLNKHKQASAPAATSAPVQDGLLKAPATATGATQSNSRPVARGDSRNPTTPRKLL; this is encoded by the exons ATGGCCAACGCCCAGACGCAGGCGGCCCCCACACCAACCATCCCAATGGCGACTACAGAGGACCTATCCCTCCCTCCACCCCCAGTCCTGGAGGATCTGCCACCACCGCCACCCAAGGAGTCCTTCTCTAAGTTCCACCAGCAGCGGCAAGCTGGCGAACTCCGACGCCTCTATAGGCACATCCACCCTGAGCTCCGCAAAAACTTGGCCGAGGCTGTGGCTGAGGACCTGGCTGAGGTCCTGGGCTCTGAGGAGCCCACGGAGGGTGATGTCCAGTGCATGCGCTGGATCTTTGAGAACTGGCGGCTGGATGCCATTGGCGATCATGAGAAGCCAGCTGCCAAAGAGCCTGTGCCAGGCGGAGACGTCCAGGCCACTTCCCGAAAGTTTGAGGAAGGATCCTTTGCCAACAGCACAGAGCGGGAGCCAGCAGGACCCCGGCCATCAGGAGGTGATGTTCGTGCAGCCCGGTGGCTGTTTGAGACCAAGCCACTAGATGAGCTGGGGGGCCAAGAGGAGACAAGAGAGCCTACTGTGAGGGAACCTGCAGCCAGTGGAGATGTGAAGGGTACTAAGATGCTCTTTGAGACGCGGCCGCTGGACCGCCTGGGCTCCCGCCCCTCCATCCAAGAGCAGAGCCCCTTGGAGCTGCGCTCAGAGATCCAGGAGCTGAAGGGCGATGTGAAGAAAACCGTGAAGCTGTTCCAGACAGAGCCACTGTGTGCTATCCAGGATGCAGAAGGTGCCATCCATGAGGTCAAGGCTGCATGTCGAGAAGAGATCCAAAGCAACGCAGTGAGGTCTGCCCGCTGGCTCTTTGAGACACGACCTCTGGATGCCTTCAACCAAGACCCCAGCCAGGTGCGGGTGATCCGGGGGATCTCCCTAGAGGAGGGGGCCCGGCCCGATGTCAGTGCAACACGTTGGATCTTTGAGACGCAGCCCCTGGATGCCATCCGGGAGATCTTGGTGGATGAGAAGGACTTCCAGCCATCCCCAGACCTTATTCCTCCTGGCCCAGATGTTCAGCAGCAGCGGCATCTGTTTGAGACACGAGCCCTGGATACTCTGAAGGGGGAAGAGGAGGCTGGAGCAGAGGCTCCACCTAAGGAAGAGGTGGTCCCTGGTGATGTTCGCTCCACCCTGTGGCTATTTGAGACAAAACCTCTGGACACTCTCAGAGACAACGTCCAAGTGGGTCACCTGCAGCGGGTGGGCCACCAGGAGGGTGAAGGACTCATGTGTGAGCATCTACCCAATGGTGGCTCCTCAGCACTGTCTCTGTCTCAGGGTGTGCCCCAGAGAGATGGGGTGAAGGGGGATGTGAAGACCTTCAAAAACCTTTTTGAGACCCTTCCCCTGGATAGTATTGGACAGGGTGAGCCTTTGGTCCCAGATGGTGCAAACAGATCAGAAACAACTGATTCTGCTAGACAGTCCCAGGGTGCAGGATCCCCAGTATATGCCATGCAGGACAGCAAGGGTCATCTCCATGCCCTGACCTCTGTCAGCAGAGAGCAGGTGGTTGGAGGTGATGTGAAGGGCTACCGATGGATGTTTGAGACACAGCCCCTAGATCAGCTGGGTCGAAGCCCCAGTACAGTTGATGTGGTACGGGGCATCACTCGGCAGGAAGTGGTGGCTGGGGACGTTGGCACTGCTCGGTGGCTTTTTGAGACCCAGCCCCTGGAGATGATCCACCAGCGGGAACAGCAAGAACGACTGGAAGAGGAGAGAAAGAATCAAGAAGGCCCCAAGTCTGAGACCCCCACAAAGGGCGATGTGCAGACCATCCGGTGGTTGTTTGAGACATGCCCAATGAGTGAGCTGGCAGAGAGGCAGGGGTCAGAGGTCACAGATCCCACAACCAAGGCTGAGGCCCGGTCCTGCACCTGGATGTTCAAGCCTCCACCGCTGGACCAGGCAGAGGGCTCCAGGGAGCAGCACCTGCAGGTCAGTCAGGTCCAGGCTGGGGAAAGACAGACAGATGGACATGTCTTTGAGACTGAACCTCTACAAGCCTCTGCAGGCCGACCCTGTGGAAGAGGACCTGTGCGATACTGCAGCCGGGTAGAGATCCCTTCGGGGCAGGTGTCTCGTCAGAAGGAGGTTTTCCAGGCCCTGGAGTCAGGCAAGAGAGAAGATCAGGGGGTCAAGATAACCCCGGGAACTATCGCTGAAGGTTCTGTACACAAGTTCACCTGGCTCTTCGAGAATTGCCCCATGGGCTCCCTGGCAGCTGAGAGCATCCGAGGGGGCAACCTCCAGGAGGAGCAGCCCGGGAGACCCTCAGAAAATGGGATGCTAGAGAAGCAAGAGACTGCAGCCGAGTTGACCCTGAGGACGCTGCATGCCACACCTGGCATCCTGCACCATGGGGGCATCCTCATGGAGACCCGAGGGCCAGGGGACCTCTGCCTTGCTAAGTACATGCTCCCCAGCCCAGGGCAGGGTCATCCTCACATACGAAAGGAGGAGCTGGTGTCTGGCGAGCTTCCCAGGATTGTCCGCCAAGTGTTGCGCCGGCCAGACATTGACCAGCAAGGACTGTTGGTACAGCAGGACCCAACTGGCCAGCTTCGACTCCAGCCACTGAGGCTGCCAGCTCCTGGCAATGGTGGGAATATTGAAGACCTGGATCCCGAGCTCCAGCAACTGCTGGCTTGTAGCCTTGGGGCCTCTGTGACAAGGACTGGGCTGGTGATGCAGGAGACAGAGCAGGGCCTAGTCTCTCTGACGGCCTACTCCCTACAGCCCCAGCTACCCAGCAGGGCCCCCGAAAGGAAAAGTGTGCAGTTGCTGGCCAGCTGCATAGACAAAGGAGACCTGAGTGGCCTGCACGACCTTCGGTGGGAGCCACCGGCTGAACCAAGTCCAGTGTCAGCCAGCGAGGGGGCCCAGAAGCTTCCCCCAACTGAGAACATCATTCTTGTTCCTCCACTGGACCCCAGCATGGGGGTGGGGCATCCCAGAGGCGCAGGAGCCACCCCCTACCTGCCTCAGGCCATTGGAAAGGCAATCCCTCTGGCTGGGGAAACTGTAACCCCAACCCCATTGCAGGATGCAAAGAAGCAAGAAGGCAGCCATCACACTGGGCAGAAAGGAATGGCAGTCATGGGAAAGTCAGGAGGAGCCATGGCTACCCCACCAGGGCCTGGGACCCCAGACCTACAGGCAGCCATGCAGAGTTTGCGGATGGCAACAGCGGAGGCCCAGAGTCTGCACCAGCAAGTTCTGAACAAGCACAAACAGGCCTCCGCCCCTGCAGCCACCTCCGCACCCGTCCAAGATGGTCTCCTGAAAGCACCAGCCACTGCCACTGGGGCCACCCAGAGCAACAGCAGGCCTGTGGCCAGAGGTGACTCCAGGAACCCGACAACTCCCAGAAAG CTGCTGTGA